A genomic segment from Streptosporangium roseum DSM 43021 encodes:
- a CDS encoding MFS transporter, giving the protein MNDGSANTRTAIIGNAGDAANLIDTLKSLNGKANWIWFLALAGLFLDAYSNAALGAGLSPMVKQLNLSPTQVGVLTAMAPAIAIISNPFGGWLAARIGRVKPLLMTKVIFAIGALLTAAGSDFQTVFAGRALVGIAYGIDFAVAMALLAEYTPASLKGRLNFWQGVWYTATTTNLLLTLLFYKFDVGADIWRWSVGSSAAFALALFVLQLLFLVESPTWLAAKGRLRESAANLRRMYGFAVQEGPQETGPAQHLTRQVGLRDAGVLFRKPYLPRTVLSTVISLTQAMQYFAVGWYLPVISLELFGREFEKATLGSMAFNAVGIVGGCLSAYAGRRFGLRVSSMAGYAMVFVALLVMGATFKQLPIGLAALLPALFIFFHSAGPGPNGKSIAALSYRSDIRTLGTGVTGMLGSLGSVAGLYLFPQLQAGIGVGSSLMLLSVVPLVGLFTCMAIKWDPTRAAVNLEEEAIGLQQRTTVSA; this is encoded by the coding sequence ATGAACGACGGCTCCGCTAACACGAGAACAGCGATCATCGGCAACGCGGGCGACGCGGCCAACCTCATCGACACCCTCAAGAGCCTGAACGGCAAAGCGAACTGGATCTGGTTCCTCGCCCTGGCGGGCCTGTTCCTTGACGCCTACTCCAATGCGGCGCTGGGGGCCGGCCTGTCCCCCATGGTGAAGCAACTGAATCTGTCACCCACGCAGGTCGGCGTGCTCACCGCGATGGCTCCGGCGATCGCCATCATCTCCAATCCCTTCGGCGGCTGGCTCGCCGCGCGGATCGGCCGGGTCAAACCGCTGCTGATGACGAAGGTCATCTTCGCGATCGGCGCGCTGCTGACCGCGGCCGGCTCGGACTTCCAGACGGTCTTCGCCGGACGGGCCCTGGTGGGCATCGCCTACGGCATCGACTTCGCGGTGGCGATGGCGCTGCTCGCCGAGTACACCCCCGCCTCCCTCAAGGGCAGGCTCAACTTCTGGCAGGGCGTCTGGTACACCGCGACGACCACCAACCTCCTGCTCACCCTGCTGTTCTACAAGTTCGACGTCGGCGCCGACATCTGGCGCTGGTCCGTCGGCTCGTCGGCCGCCTTCGCTCTCGCCCTGTTCGTCCTGCAGCTGCTCTTCCTGGTCGAGAGCCCCACCTGGCTGGCCGCCAAGGGCAGGCTGCGGGAGTCCGCGGCGAACCTGCGCCGGATGTACGGCTTCGCCGTACAGGAAGGGCCGCAGGAGACCGGGCCGGCGCAGCACCTCACCCGCCAGGTCGGGTTGCGGGACGCGGGCGTCCTCTTCCGCAAGCCTTACCTGCCCAGGACCGTGCTGTCGACCGTCATCTCCCTCACCCAGGCCATGCAGTACTTCGCCGTGGGCTGGTACCTGCCAGTGATCAGTCTTGAGCTGTTCGGCAGGGAGTTCGAGAAGGCGACGCTCGGTTCCATGGCCTTCAACGCGGTCGGCATCGTCGGCGGCTGCCTGTCGGCCTACGCGGGCCGCCGGTTCGGCCTGCGGGTCAGTTCGATGGCCGGCTACGCCATGGTGTTCGTCGCCCTGCTGGTCATGGGCGCGACGTTCAAGCAGCTGCCCATCGGGCTGGCCGCGCTGCTGCCGGCGCTGTTCATCTTCTTCCACTCCGCCGGCCCCGGCCCCAACGGCAAGTCGATAGCGGCGCTGTCCTACCGCAGCGACATCCGCACACTGGGCACCGGCGTGACCGGCATGCTCGGCAGCCTCGGATCGGTTGCGGGCCTGTACCTGTTCCCGCAGCTCCAGGCGGGTATCGGAGTGGGCAGCAGCCTGATGCTCCTGTCAGTGGTGCCGCTGGTGGGCCTGTTCACCTGCATGGCGATCAAGTGGGACCCGACCCGCGCCGCGGTGAACCTGGAGGAAGAGGCGATCGGCCTCCAGCAGCGCACGACGGTGTCGGCCTGA
- a CDS encoding putative quinol monooxygenase, which produces MAYVVQAVWTARDGEESAVADIVRIITPLSRQEPGNLGYQAHVSTDDPRRFMIYEQYVDAAAFEAHRASAHFQKYVVGDCLARLASREVVAYEPLDP; this is translated from the coding sequence ATGGCCTATGTTGTGCAAGCTGTGTGGACCGCCCGCGACGGCGAGGAGAGCGCCGTCGCCGACATCGTCCGGATCATCACCCCGCTGTCGCGCCAGGAACCGGGCAACCTCGGCTACCAGGCCCACGTCTCCACCGACGACCCCCGGCGGTTCATGATCTACGAGCAGTACGTCGACGCCGCGGCCTTCGAGGCGCACCGCGCCTCCGCCCACTTCCAGAAATACGTCGTCGGTGACTGCCTGGCCCGCCTCGCCTCCCGAGAGGTCGTCGCCTACGAGCCCCTCGACCCCTGA
- a CDS encoding helix-turn-helix domain-containing protein, whose translation MAERVRVREVDDDEGRRLLRILRRGTGAVVTWRRAQTVLLSAQGMPVAKIAEVSFTSADRVRDVIHNFNADGFDSLYPRYEGGRPKTFTLPERREIKKIAESTPAEHGLPFSTWSLAKLADSLQTPALPHTCPRRNSRVISRLSLDRRPSRRHDLAVRPRRLQPARRRLMSYLC comes from the coding sequence GTGGCAGAACGAGTGCGTGTTCGTGAGGTCGACGATGACGAGGGCAGACGACTCCTGCGGATCCTCCGCCGCGGCACGGGGGCGGTGGTGACCTGGCGGCGGGCACAGACGGTGCTGCTGTCCGCACAGGGCATGCCCGTGGCGAAGATCGCCGAGGTGTCGTTCACCAGCGCGGACCGGGTCCGGGACGTGATCCATAACTTCAACGCCGACGGCTTCGACTCGCTCTACCCGAGGTACGAAGGCGGCCGGCCCAAGACCTTCACCCTCCCGGAACGCCGCGAGATCAAGAAGATCGCCGAGTCCACGCCGGCCGAGCACGGCCTGCCGTTCTCGACCTGGAGCCTGGCCAAGCTGGCCGACTCCCTGCAGACACCTGCGCTTCCTCACACCTGCCCACGCCGGAATTCAAGGGTGATCTCGCGGCTGTCTCTCGATCGCCGGCCGTCTCGGCGGCACGATCTTGCTGTGCGACCACGGCGGCTTCAGCCCGCCCGCCGGCGCCTTATGTCATATCTGTGCTGA
- a CDS encoding MarR family winged helix-turn-helix transcriptional regulator codes for MTSLDPTALPDPWHSLHELLAAMDAEIEQVYLERGIEGVRPRFAYPLIRLAHTGPLTIRELAKSLNRSHSAISQTIAAMRKEDLVTSEPGPDARTRRIDLTERGRSLVPFLEAEWRATHETVAELDSEVPYAMTTVVEELRRALEHRSMRQRILHHLVEPPR; via the coding sequence ATGACATCTTTGGATCCCACCGCGCTACCCGATCCCTGGCACTCCCTGCACGAGCTTCTGGCAGCCATGGACGCCGAGATCGAGCAGGTCTACCTCGAACGTGGCATCGAGGGGGTGCGGCCTCGGTTCGCCTATCCGCTGATCCGGCTCGCTCACACAGGACCGCTGACCATTCGCGAGCTTGCGAAGTCCCTGAACCGCTCGCACTCCGCGATCAGCCAGACCATCGCCGCCATGCGCAAGGAGGATCTCGTCACCTCAGAGCCGGGACCTGACGCCCGCACCCGGCGGATCGACCTGACCGAGCGCGGCCGATCGCTGGTGCCGTTCCTGGAGGCGGAGTGGCGCGCTACCCACGAGACGGTCGCTGAGCTGGACAGCGAGGTCCCGTACGCGATGACCACCGTTGTCGAGGAGCTGCGGCGGGCACTGGAACACCGGTCGATGCGGCAGCGGATCCTCCACCACCTCGTCGAGCCACCGCGATGA
- a CDS encoding MFS transporter — protein sequence MRGRVRFLDTRPLRSSQSFRDLWIGTSASQLGGQIANVAVLAQVWDLTGSPVGTGAIGLATGLPMVLFGLLGGTLADTVDRRAVVRASTVGQLLAAVGLCAQALAGNRNVVLLLALVAMGTTCSALGAPARRAFPVRLLPGDQVAAGLALTNVSFQAAMLAGPALAGLIIARWDFPAAYATQAVAVAVSMLAAVRLPAMRPEGTGAAGGRRRPKRGGWRIVLRRPTLWGSMATDLSATLLAMPIALFPLVNEIRFEGNPQTLGLFLSAVAVGGITAGLLSGTVTRWRRAGLVQLSAAGVWGLALACFGLAGSLWLALGCLAVAGAADTVSVVTRSALVQLETPDAYRGRVSSVEHVIGVAGPELGNFRGGLLASATSASFSLVVGGLSAILAIAAVAATNAPLRAYRTPPAAVKPTAPGVADAAAAAGQVC from the coding sequence ATGAGGGGGCGTGTCCGGTTTCTCGACACCCGCCCGCTGCGTAGCAGTCAGTCGTTTCGCGACCTGTGGATCGGCACCTCGGCCTCTCAACTCGGCGGACAGATAGCCAACGTGGCGGTGCTGGCCCAGGTCTGGGACCTGACCGGCAGCCCGGTGGGTACCGGCGCCATCGGGCTCGCCACCGGGCTGCCGATGGTGTTGTTCGGGCTGCTCGGCGGTACGTTGGCCGATACTGTTGACCGTCGTGCGGTGGTGCGGGCCAGCACCGTAGGCCAACTGCTGGCCGCCGTAGGGCTGTGCGCGCAGGCTCTGGCGGGCAACCGAAACGTAGTGCTGCTGCTCGCGCTGGTCGCCATGGGGACGACCTGCAGCGCTCTCGGAGCTCCTGCCCGGCGCGCCTTCCCGGTCCGGCTGTTGCCGGGCGACCAGGTCGCGGCCGGTCTCGCGCTGACCAATGTCTCCTTCCAGGCGGCGATGCTGGCCGGTCCCGCGCTGGCCGGACTGATCATCGCCCGCTGGGATTTCCCTGCCGCATACGCGACCCAGGCCGTGGCCGTAGCAGTCTCGATGCTCGCGGCGGTCCGCCTACCTGCCATGCGGCCCGAAGGCACCGGCGCGGCAGGCGGCAGGCGCCGGCCAAAGCGCGGCGGCTGGCGGATCGTCCTGCGCCGTCCGACGCTGTGGGGCTCGATGGCCACCGACCTGTCCGCGACGCTGCTCGCCATGCCGATCGCGCTCTTCCCGCTGGTCAACGAGATCCGTTTCGAGGGCAACCCGCAGACCCTCGGTCTGTTCCTCTCGGCCGTCGCGGTCGGGGGGATCACGGCCGGTCTGCTCTCCGGCACGGTGACGCGCTGGCGCCGTGCCGGCCTGGTACAGCTGTCCGCAGCCGGTGTATGGGGTCTGGCGCTGGCCTGTTTCGGTCTGGCTGGGTCGTTGTGGCTGGCGCTCGGCTGCCTGGCCGTGGCAGGCGCTGCCGACACCGTGTCGGTAGTCACCCGCAGTGCCCTGGTGCAATTGGAGACCCCGGACGCCTACCGGGGGCGGGTCTCCTCCGTGGAACACGTCATCGGCGTCGCGGGCCCCGAACTCGGCAACTTCCGCGGTGGCCTCTTGGCGTCGGCCACCTCCGCCTCCTTCTCCCTGGTCGTCGGCGGGCTGTCCGCCATCCTGGCGATCGCCGCCGTGGCCGCGACCAATGCCCCCCTTCGCGCCTACCGCACGCCTCCTGCTGCCGTGAAGCCGACCGCCCCTGGGGTCGCCGACGCGGCGGCGGCCGCTGGTCAGGTTTGCTGA
- a CDS encoding DUF3703 domain-containing protein, whose protein sequence is MAQGRFRTIVVAPGSALGRFPEGTGLALVGLTQPMPLPEDLAALLQATG, encoded by the coding sequence GTGGCTCAGGGGAGGTTCCGCACCATCGTCGTCGCGCCCGGGTCCGCGCTCGGCCGCTTTCCCGAGGGCACCGGCCTCGCCCTCGTAGGCCTGACCCAACCCATGCCCCTGCCCGAGGACCTGGCCGCGCTCCTACAGGCCACCGGCTGA
- a CDS encoding RidA family protein — MPNPATPNTTERSDTVHLRNSPDLIQPLGHYSHVAVHGGLVYVSGQLPVDQHGTALSDQAFDVQARQVLHNLDRCLITAGTDRSRLVSVTVYVTDIGQWPAFDAIYADWIGRHRPARAVTGASRLHYGAAVEVQATAALS; from the coding sequence ATGCCCAACCCCGCAACCCCGAACACCACCGAGCGCAGCGACACCGTGCACCTGCGCAACAGCCCAGACCTGATCCAGCCGCTGGGCCACTACTCCCATGTCGCCGTCCACGGGGGCCTCGTCTACGTGTCCGGCCAGCTGCCGGTGGACCAGCACGGCACCGCCCTGAGCGACCAGGCGTTCGACGTTCAGGCGCGCCAGGTCCTCCACAACCTCGACCGGTGCCTGATCACGGCAGGCACCGACCGGTCCCGCCTCGTCTCGGTCACCGTCTACGTCACCGACATCGGTCAATGGCCGGCGTTCGACGCCATCTACGCCGACTGGATCGGCCGGCACCGCCCCGCTCGCGCCGTCACCGGCGCCAGCCGGCTCCACTACGGTGCCGCAGTCGAGGTCCAGGCCACCGCGGCCCTCTCCTGA